The Nitrospirota bacterium genome contains a region encoding:
- a CDS encoding pentapeptide repeat-containing protein, with product MPLSCLVTSKCPWAGFYPRQPKCPLHDPSGRSLDEFNAALNEVFSRTTRGTSIGLLNIQFPNNFRASEVQLLWPGPIDFTDSTFENADFSAIEFESGVKFEKSIFRKQSTFEEAKFKGIASFAEAYFASGIDFSVAHFIEETSFKGTRFEGLPLFESTQFGQKATFISAKFKMGATFDKVIFEADVNFSLAVFSGYAKFSDKVQFKKSAGFWQVEFAEAAFLNTTCAEKMDFTGAVFNGRFSYWECLQQEMLFVASRFQAGALFVGKRESLLFSDSKYVNFDETFFGQPNLVHFQHVDLSRCSLLGVDLREIDFSLGVWRRPGRMGTWRRNVLFTIRPEKTVRAELEVAYRQIRQSFEDRRNYPQAGDFYYGEMEQRRKRSLEQGHLPLLTILYMGLSGYGQKPARALLVLLGYLVSITLLYSYLGMELSEASPYNLPNSNLNVFLYYTLPSVLLLFPTYFEPTTSHQVLITLFSKVFVPLQVAFLVLAVKRSFKR from the coding sequence ATGCCCTTGGGCTGGGTTCTATCCCCGCCAGCCTAAGTGCCCTCTTCACGATCCATCTGGACGAAGTTTGGATGAATTCAACGCTGCGTTGAATGAAGTATTCAGCCGAACAACTCGCGGGACATCAATTGGCCTGTTGAATATCCAATTCCCCAATAACTTTCGGGCGTCAGAAGTGCAACTTCTTTGGCCGGGACCGATTGATTTTACAGATTCCACTTTTGAGAACGCCGACTTTAGCGCAATTGAATTCGAGAGTGGGGTCAAATTTGAAAAGTCGATATTCCGAAAACAGTCCACTTTTGAAGAGGCAAAGTTCAAGGGGATCGCCTCGTTTGCTGAAGCCTATTTTGCATCAGGCATCGACTTTTCAGTGGCTCATTTTATAGAAGAGACATCCTTTAAAGGAACTCGCTTTGAGGGCCTTCCACTTTTTGAGTCGACTCAGTTTGGTCAGAAAGCCACCTTTATTTCTGCGAAATTTAAGATGGGCGCGACGTTTGATAAAGTCATCTTCGAAGCCGATGTTAATTTCTCCCTTGCTGTTTTTTCTGGGTATGCCAAGTTTTCGGACAAAGTGCAATTCAAGAAGTCTGCTGGGTTCTGGCAAGTCGAGTTTGCCGAGGCGGCGTTTTTAAATACCACTTGTGCTGAAAAAATGGATTTCACCGGGGCTGTATTTAATGGAAGGTTTTCCTACTGGGAGTGTTTACAGCAAGAGATGTTGTTCGTTGCGAGTAGATTTCAAGCTGGCGCACTTTTCGTTGGCAAACGCGAGAGCCTTTTATTTTCAGATTCCAAATATGTAAACTTCGACGAAACATTCTTCGGACAGCCCAATCTTGTTCATTTTCAACACGTCGACCTTAGCCGGTGCAGTCTGTTGGGGGTTGATCTAAGAGAAATAGACTTCAGCCTTGGCGTTTGGAGACGGCCAGGTCGCATGGGTACGTGGAGGCGAAATGTGTTATTTACTATCCGTCCTGAAAAAACTGTTCGTGCTGAGCTGGAGGTTGCATATAGACAAATACGACAAAGTTTTGAAGATAGACGTAACTACCCTCAAGCAGGTGATTTTTATTACGGGGAAATGGAGCAACGAAGAAAGCGCAGCTTGGAGCAGGGACATTTGCCGCTGCTTACCATTTTGTATATGGGATTGAGTGGCTATGGGCAAAAGCCGGCAAGAGCGCTTCTGGTCCTGCTTGGGTACTTGGTTTCAATAACACTCCTGTATTCTTATCTGGGCATGGAGCTTTCCGAGGCTTCGCCATACAATCTGCCAAATTCTAACTTGAACGTATTCTTGTATTACACGCTTCCTTCAGTACTCCTGCTTTTTCCGACGTACTTCGAACCTACAACAAGTCACCAAGTACTGATAACATTGTTTTCAAAAGTATTCGTTCCGTTACAGGTTGCTTTTCTAGTTCTTGCTGTCAAACGATCCTTTAAGCGATAA
- a CDS encoding glycosyltransferase family 2 protein: MPLSIVIPAYNEAKRILPYLQHITAYLGQKGQPYEILVVDDGSRDETVSVVEQFQAQHQAVRLIRLPTNRGKGQAVRTGMQQARGELRLMADADGATPIQEVERLEAAIHNGADLAIGSRPLAYRDARYKVQVRWHRSVSGNLFNWCVQRLGIPGIRDTQCGFKLFRAAVAQDLFGVSQIDGYGFDLELLYIAQRRGYQIAEVPINWSDQPGSKVLVLRDGLRMFCELLAVRRNDKAGRYNKA, from the coding sequence ATCCCACTCTCCATCGTCATTCCTGCCTATAACGAGGCCAAGCGGATTCTGCCCTACTTGCAGCACATCACTGCCTATCTGGGGCAGAAGGGCCAGCCTTATGAAATCCTAGTCGTGGATGACGGCAGTCGGGACGAAACGGTTTCGGTTGTGGAGCAGTTCCAGGCTCAGCATCAGGCGGTACGGCTCATCCGGCTCCCGACGAACAGAGGCAAGGGCCAGGCAGTGAGGACCGGCATGCAGCAGGCCCGCGGCGAACTTCGCCTCATGGCCGACGCGGACGGAGCCACGCCGATTCAGGAAGTAGAACGGCTGGAAGCGGCCATTCACAATGGCGCCGATCTGGCGATCGGCTCCCGTCCCCTGGCCTATCGCGATGCCCGCTACAAGGTCCAGGTCCGCTGGCACAGGTCCGTTTCGGGGAACCTCTTCAACTGGTGCGTGCAACGTCTCGGCATTCCCGGCATCAGAGATACGCAATGCGGCTTCAAACTCTTCCGCGCGGCCGTAGCCCAGGACCTGTTCGGTGTCTCCCAAATCGACGGCTACGGCTTCGACCTGGAACTGCTCTACATCGCGCAACGGCGCGGCTATCAGATCGCCGAAGTGCCGATCAACTGGTCCGACCAACCAGGCTCGAAAGTGCTGGTGCTGCGAGATGGGCTGCGGATGTTCTGCGAGCTGCTGGCGGTGAGACGAAACGACAAGGCAGGACGGTATAACAAAGCTTGA
- the mobB gene encoding molybdopterin-guanine dinucleotide biosynthesis protein B, producing MPIPILCFVGRSNSGKTTLIERLIPELVLAGYRVATVKHTGHGFDLDTEGKDSWRHKRAGASTVMVLSKGSLAMFSDVSDEIKVEELRDRFLDRSIDLIIAEGWKNEGYPKVVVLRDELGEVPLSLEGLLAVVSNKPVTLPVPCIDPDDIKGLSDLIVTHFPKRRMEA from the coding sequence ATGCCTATCCCCATCCTCTGTTTCGTCGGACGGTCCAACAGCGGGAAAACGACGCTCATCGAGCGGTTGATTCCCGAACTGGTCCTGGCCGGGTACCGCGTGGCCACCGTCAAGCATACGGGGCATGGGTTCGATCTGGACACGGAGGGCAAGGACAGTTGGAGACACAAGCGGGCCGGTGCCAGCACGGTGATGGTGCTCTCCAAGGGCAGCCTGGCCATGTTCTCGGACGTGTCGGATGAGATCAAGGTGGAAGAGCTGCGGGATCGGTTTCTGGACCGATCCATCGATCTGATCATTGCGGAAGGCTGGAAGAACGAAGGCTATCCGAAGGTCGTCGTCTTACGGGACGAGTTGGGGGAAGTGCCCCTGTCGCTGGAGGGCCTGCTGGCGGTGGTGTCCAACAAGCCGGTGACCCTCCCGGTGCCCTGCATCGATCCCGACGACATCAAGGGGTTGAGCGACCTCATCGTCACGCATTTTCCCAAGCGGCGCATGGAGGCATGA
- a CDS encoding Do family serine endopeptidase, with protein MIFGAGMIGLVGGVLPSHQAISEAAVPAGMAQGFSEIVKKVTPAVVNIAVVGGEGGGRERGPRRRPLPPGPFGGPPGGGPPGEEPPGMEPPGMEPPIPPPPGPPGRPDQSAGSGVIIDSAGHIVTNNHVVENASSITVTLSDKREFQAKVVGADPKTDLAVIKIEAKDLPAIKWADYDRLQVGDLVLAVGSPFGLSSTVTLGIISALGRGNVGIADYEDFIQTDAAINPGNSGGALVNMNGELIGINTAIFSRTGGSEGIGFAIPSSIAVDIVESLRKSGKVVRGWMGIAIQEVTPALAKSFKLPEARKGVLISDVNENGPSAAAGLKRGDVIVGYDDKEIQNVSQLRNMVARTGVGRNARVKVLRDGREQVISVKVAERPSDEMLAKKEAAPAAPGESVKPPDNVLASLRVQSLDQDTMSRLNIPAKTTGVVINQVEPGSPAESAGIQRGDVVQEVNHEVIKSLDDYHKAAAKIKKDEMAVLLLSRQGNNLFVAVNPK; from the coding sequence ATGATTTTCGGCGCCGGCATGATCGGGCTGGTCGGAGGGGTGCTGCCATCCCACCAGGCGATCAGCGAGGCGGCGGTCCCAGCGGGGATGGCGCAGGGCTTTTCCGAGATCGTGAAAAAAGTCACACCGGCCGTGGTCAATATTGCGGTGGTCGGCGGAGAAGGGGGCGGCCGCGAGCGGGGCCCGCGCCGTCGTCCGCTGCCTCCCGGTCCGTTCGGTGGACCGCCCGGCGGCGGGCCTCCCGGCGAAGAACCGCCCGGCATGGAGCCGCCCGGCATGGAGCCGCCGATTCCTCCGCCGCCCGGACCTCCGGGTCGGCCGGACCAGAGCGCCGGCTCCGGGGTCATCATCGACTCCGCCGGGCACATCGTGACGAACAACCACGTGGTGGAGAATGCGTCCTCGATCACCGTCACGTTGAGCGACAAGCGTGAATTCCAGGCGAAAGTGGTCGGGGCCGACCCCAAGACCGACCTGGCCGTGATCAAGATCGAAGCCAAGGACCTGCCCGCGATCAAGTGGGCCGATTACGACCGGCTGCAGGTGGGCGATCTCGTCCTGGCGGTGGGCAGCCCCTTCGGGCTCAGTTCGACCGTGACGCTCGGCATCATCAGCGCGCTGGGCCGCGGCAACGTGGGGATCGCGGACTACGAGGACTTTATCCAGACCGACGCGGCGATCAACCCCGGCAACTCGGGCGGGGCGCTGGTGAACATGAACGGCGAGCTGATCGGCATCAATACCGCCATCTTCTCCCGCACCGGCGGGTCGGAAGGAATCGGGTTCGCGATTCCCAGCAGCATCGCGGTGGACATCGTCGAGAGCCTGCGCAAGTCCGGCAAGGTCGTGCGGGGCTGGATGGGCATCGCCATCCAGGAAGTCACGCCGGCGTTGGCCAAGTCCTTCAAGCTGCCGGAAGCGCGCAAGGGCGTGCTCATCAGCGATGTCAACGAAAACGGACCCTCCGCCGCCGCCGGTCTCAAGCGGGGCGACGTGATCGTCGGATACGACGACAAGGAGATCCAGAACGTCAGCCAATTGCGCAACATGGTGGCGCGCACGGGCGTCGGCCGCAACGCCAGGGTGAAGGTCCTGCGGGACGGGAGAGAGCAGGTCATTTCGGTCAAGGTGGCCGAGCGGCCGTCGGACGAAATGCTGGCCAAGAAGGAGGCCGCGCCGGCCGCGCCGGGCGAATCCGTCAAGCCGCCGGACAATGTGCTGGCGTCCCTGCGGGTGCAGTCGCTGGATCAGGACACGATGAGCCGGCTGAACATTCCCGCCAAGACGACGGGCGTGGTCATCAACCAGGTCGAGCCGGGGAGCCCGGCGGAATCCGCGGGCATCCAGCGCGGGGACGTCGTCCAGGAAGTGAACCACGAGGTCATCAAGAGCCTGGACGACTATCACAAGGCCGCCGCCAAGATTAAGAAAGACGAGATGGCGGTGCTGCTGCTGAGCCGGCAGGGCAACAACCTGTTCGTCGCGGTGAATCCCAAGTAA
- the tatC gene encoding twin-arginine translocase subunit TatC: MSDRGQFTQWLQDTIFTPLEDKKMPVMEHLVELQVRLTRAVIIVGILFVGTFFFADQLVQWLRVPLQNAFIPGKLEWVPTDLPSVPFVFLAPAEALWQNVKVAGLFALVLSTPYVLWEIWQFVVPGLHVHERRFVGPFVLISTVAFYAGILFSFFFVLPFALNFLVSYGVNAGFIPQISIEAYVGFALWFLLVFGVIFEVPLAITLMAKIGWVDAPFLKKYRKWAFLGAFVFAALLTPTPDPFNQCLMALPMYVFYEVGIVSAGFFGKKRKPAEAKAEAAVPARTGAVPTMAPKPAMAAESEYVGVPQGRPR; this comes from the coding sequence ATGTCCGACCGGGGCCAGTTCACACAGTGGCTGCAAGACACGATCTTCACGCCGCTGGAAGACAAGAAAATGCCGGTCATGGAGCACCTCGTGGAGCTCCAGGTCCGGCTGACGCGGGCGGTCATCATCGTCGGGATCCTATTCGTCGGCACCTTTTTCTTCGCCGATCAATTGGTCCAGTGGCTCCGGGTTCCGCTGCAGAATGCGTTCATTCCGGGCAAGCTGGAATGGGTGCCGACGGACCTGCCCTCTGTTCCCTTCGTGTTTTTGGCGCCGGCCGAGGCGCTCTGGCAGAACGTCAAGGTGGCCGGGCTGTTTGCGTTGGTCCTGTCCACCCCCTACGTGCTCTGGGAAATCTGGCAGTTCGTGGTGCCGGGTCTCCACGTCCATGAGAGGCGGTTCGTCGGGCCCTTCGTCCTGATCAGCACCGTCGCGTTCTATGCCGGCATCTTGTTTTCCTTCTTCTTCGTCTTGCCCTTCGCCCTGAATTTTCTGGTGTCCTACGGTGTCAACGCCGGGTTCATTCCCCAGATTTCCATCGAAGCCTATGTCGGCTTCGCCTTGTGGTTCCTGCTGGTCTTCGGGGTGATCTTCGAGGTCCCGTTGGCGATCACGTTGATGGCCAAGATCGGCTGGGTGGACGCGCCGTTTCTGAAGAAGTACCGCAAGTGGGCGTTCCTGGGCGCATTCGTCTTCGCCGCCTTGCTGACGCCGACACCCGATCCCTTCAACCAGTGTTTGATGGCCCTCCCGATGTACGTGTTCTATGAAGTGGGCATCGTGAGCGCCGGGTTCTTTGGGAAAAAGCGCAAGCCGGCCGAAGCCAAGGCCGAGGCTGCCGTGCCGGCCAGAACGGGCGCGGTGCCGACGATGGCGCCCAAGCCGGCCATGGCTGCCGAGAGCGAGTATGTAGGGGTGCCGCAAGGCCGTCCCCGCTAG
- a CDS encoding ABC transporter ATP-binding protein, with translation MLPIVEVKGLTKKFGDFTAVDGVSFEIKQGEILGLLGPNGAGKTTTFQMLLGLVTPTAGSIRMFGKDLAQHREEILSQVNFSSTYISMPYSLTAEENLWVAAKLYGLSDIARRIDEVVKKLEMEEFRHKLTRKLSSGQMTRLTLAKAILTEPKILFLDEPTASLDPDIAHKIRALLKEVRQSAGLSVLYTSHNMREMEEMSDRIIFLQKGKVVAQGTAQEITERFGQRDLEEVFLKLARES, from the coding sequence ATGCTTCCTATAGTCGAAGTCAAAGGTCTCACCAAGAAGTTCGGCGACTTTACCGCCGTGGATGGAGTCTCGTTCGAGATCAAGCAGGGCGAGATTCTCGGGCTGTTGGGGCCGAACGGGGCGGGCAAGACCACCACGTTTCAGATGCTGCTGGGGCTGGTCACGCCGACGGCCGGTTCGATCCGCATGTTCGGCAAGGACCTGGCGCAGCATCGGGAAGAAATCCTGAGCCAGGTCAACTTTTCCTCCACCTACATTTCCATGCCCTATTCGCTGACGGCGGAGGAAAATCTCTGGGTGGCGGCGAAGCTCTACGGCCTCTCGGACATTGCGCGGCGCATCGACGAGGTGGTGAAGAAGCTGGAGATGGAGGAGTTCCGTCACAAACTCACGCGCAAGTTGTCATCGGGACAGATGACCAGGCTGACGCTGGCCAAAGCGATTCTGACGGAGCCGAAGATCCTGTTCCTGGACGAGCCCACGGCCAGCCTGGACCCGGACATTGCGCACAAGATTCGTGCGCTCCTGAAGGAGGTGCGCCAGTCGGCCGGGCTGAGCGTGCTCTATACGTCGCACAACATGCGTGAGATGGAAGAGATGTCCGACCGCATCATCTTTCTCCAAAAGGGCAAGGTTGTGGCTCAGGGCACGGCCCAGGAGATTACGGAGCGGTTCGGCCAACGGGACCTCGAAGAAGTGTTTCTCAAATTGGCAAGGGAGTCATAA
- a CDS encoding molybdopterin molybdenumtransferase MoeA, whose product MQRLTPLHEAQKIVLDATQVLGLEKVGLVESLGRVIGEDLIALRDNPPWDNSAMDGFAVRHEDIKQEHAITKPVVLKVVEDVPAGKVATKSVGPGEAIRIMTGAPVPKGANVVIKVEDTEHTPDSVKVFKPEPSGSNIRPQGEDVRKGDCIIPKGTQLRPGEVGMLAILAKPFVFVHQRPRVAILSTGDELADLDERFDEDKIINSNSYGIAAAVQEAGGIPILLGIAKDQPAALKEKISHGLNADILVLSGGVSMGDYDFTKAVFKELGAEMNFWKLAIRPGQPLAFGKIQGKLAFGLPGNPVSSMVTFEQLVRPAMLKMSGHRSYGRPVVQAAFQETFSKRTDRRHFLRGILTRDAGGFTVRTTGDQGSGILTSMVKANCLIDIPQETERLKPGDPVTVQVLGEPLWDRDAGALPSTGHRQSCC is encoded by the coding sequence ATGCAAAGATTAACGCCACTCCACGAAGCGCAGAAGATCGTCCTGGACGCCACGCAGGTGTTGGGCCTGGAGAAAGTCGGGCTGGTGGAATCCCTCGGCCGCGTGATCGGCGAGGATCTGATTGCGCTCCGGGACAATCCCCCCTGGGACAACTCGGCGATGGACGGCTTCGCCGTGCGCCATGAGGACATCAAACAAGAGCATGCGATCACCAAGCCGGTCGTGCTGAAGGTGGTCGAGGACGTGCCGGCGGGCAAGGTGGCAACCAAGTCGGTGGGGCCGGGCGAGGCGATCCGGATCATGACCGGCGCGCCGGTGCCCAAGGGGGCCAATGTCGTCATCAAGGTGGAAGACACGGAACATACCCCGGACTCGGTGAAGGTGTTCAAGCCGGAGCCGTCGGGCTCCAACATCCGCCCGCAGGGCGAGGACGTGCGCAAGGGCGACTGCATTATCCCCAAGGGCACGCAGCTCCGGCCGGGCGAAGTGGGGATGCTGGCCATCCTGGCCAAGCCCTTCGTCTTCGTCCATCAACGCCCCCGGGTCGCCATCCTCTCCACCGGCGACGAGTTGGCCGATTTGGACGAACGGTTCGACGAAGACAAGATCATCAATTCCAACAGCTACGGGATTGCCGCGGCGGTGCAGGAGGCGGGCGGCATTCCGATCCTGCTGGGCATCGCCAAGGATCAGCCGGCCGCGCTGAAGGAGAAGATTTCGCACGGCCTGAACGCCGACATTCTCGTCCTGTCCGGCGGCGTCTCGATGGGCGACTACGATTTCACCAAGGCCGTGTTCAAGGAGCTGGGTGCGGAGATGAATTTCTGGAAGCTGGCGATCCGGCCCGGCCAGCCCCTGGCCTTCGGGAAGATCCAGGGCAAGCTGGCCTTCGGGCTGCCCGGCAATCCGGTCTCCTCCATGGTGACCTTCGAGCAGCTCGTGCGGCCGGCCATGTTAAAGATGTCCGGCCACCGCAGCTACGGCAGGCCGGTGGTGCAGGCGGCCTTTCAGGAAACCTTTTCCAAGCGCACCGACCGGCGTCATTTCCTGCGCGGCATCCTGACGCGCGACGCGGGGGGCTTTACGGTGCGGACCACGGGCGATCAGGGGTCCGGCATCCTGACCTCGATGGTCAAGGCCAATTGCCTGATCGACATTCCGCAGGAAACGGAACGACTGAAGCCGGGCGATCCGGTGACCGTGCAGGTCTTGGGCGAGCCCCTGTGGGACCGCGACGCAGGCGCGCTACCCTCGACCGGCCACCGGCAGTCCTGTTGTTGA
- a CDS encoding ATP-binding protein produces the protein MCDENETCQKDKEGHSRWLVNKRMERIEYKVLVMSNKGGVGKSTVTTNLAASLALKGYEVGICDMDIHGPNIPKMVGAEGQKLKISTGGGIIPFQAYNLKIASMSFLLQNPDDPIIWRDAYKYEFINQLLGGVEWADLNFLLVDLPPGTGNESVTTIDLIGNVSGCVIVTTPQEVALLDSRKSVTFAKDSEIPIIGIVENMSGLECPHCHQSIEVFRKGGGEASAGDMGVPFLGRIPLDPDVVTQCDAGEPFAMFYSDSPTAEAYHQIANKVEAFCKKSGSLLKIGPKRH, from the coding sequence ATCTGCGACGAAAACGAAACCTGTCAGAAGGACAAGGAGGGCCACAGCCGCTGGCTGGTCAACAAGCGGATGGAGCGGATCGAGTACAAGGTCCTCGTGATGAGCAACAAGGGCGGGGTGGGCAAGAGCACCGTCACCACCAACCTGGCCGCCAGCCTGGCCTTGAAGGGCTACGAAGTCGGCATCTGCGACATGGACATCCACGGCCCCAACATTCCCAAGATGGTGGGGGCCGAGGGGCAGAAGCTCAAGATCAGCACGGGCGGCGGCATCATCCCGTTCCAGGCCTACAATCTCAAGATCGCCTCCATGTCGTTCCTGCTCCAGAACCCGGACGACCCGATCATTTGGCGCGACGCCTATAAATACGAATTCATCAATCAGCTTCTGGGCGGGGTGGAGTGGGCGGACCTGAATTTCCTGCTCGTGGATCTGCCGCCGGGGACCGGCAACGAGTCGGTGACTACGATCGACCTGATCGGGAACGTGAGCGGCTGCGTGATCGTCACGACGCCGCAGGAAGTGGCGTTGCTGGACTCGCGCAAGTCGGTGACCTTCGCCAAGGACAGCGAAATTCCGATCATCGGCATCGTGGAGAATATGAGCGGGCTGGAATGTCCCCACTGCCACCAGTCCATCGAGGTCTTCCGCAAGGGCGGCGGCGAAGCCTCCGCGGGCGACATGGGCGTGCCGTTCCTCGGACGCATCCCGCTGGACCCGGACGTGGTCACCCAGTGCGACGCGGGCGAGCCCTTTGCCATGTTCTATTCGGATTCGCCCACGGCTGAGGCCTACCACCAGATTGCCAACAAAGTGGAGGCCTTCTGCAAGAAGAGCGGGTCGCTGCTCAAAATCGGCCCCAAGCGGCACTAG
- a CDS encoding cytochrome C produces the protein MKKPKAIVLVAIFLGAAALGGAAVPLTNHPQFCASCHNIRPSYESWVKSSHKEVECVTCHVRPGVEGFIHDKAYAGLKDVAIYLFGTPTDAHNLQATVSSEVCIGCHRAILRVSEVSTRDLPPPVKDVGLVMGHRKHMEAFAKRGQGEGCTTCHARVVHEQPIKGYPVVIPRGHVAVDGKPYYPDHPEGTKLRASAMNDCFRCHDGKTEHEGKLLSKKCETCHLPDKIGDFLFN, from the coding sequence ATGAAGAAGCCCAAAGCCATCGTCTTGGTGGCGATTTTTCTCGGGGCTGCGGCCCTGGGCGGGGCCGCCGTGCCGCTCACCAACCATCCCCAGTTCTGCGCCAGCTGCCACAACATCCGCCCGTCCTATGAGTCGTGGGTGAAGTCCTCGCACAAGGAGGTGGAATGCGTTACTTGCCACGTGCGGCCCGGCGTGGAAGGGTTCATCCACGACAAGGCCTATGCGGGCCTCAAAGACGTGGCCATCTACCTGTTCGGGACTCCGACGGATGCCCACAACCTGCAAGCCACCGTGTCCTCGGAGGTCTGCATCGGCTGCCACCGGGCGATCTTGCGCGTGTCCGAAGTGTCCACGCGGGACCTGCCGCCGCCGGTGAAGGACGTGGGCTTGGTCATGGGCCATCGGAAGCACATGGAGGCGTTTGCCAAGCGGGGCCAAGGGGAAGGCTGCACGACCTGCCATGCGCGCGTCGTGCATGAGCAGCCGATCAAGGGCTACCCGGTCGTGATCCCGCGCGGCCACGTGGCGGTGGACGGGAAACCCTACTACCCAGACCATCCGGAAGGCACCAAGCTGCGCGCCTCGGCCATGAACGACTGTTTCCGCTGCCACGACGGCAAGACGGAGCATGAAGGGAAACTTCTCAGTAAAAAGTGCGAAACCTGTCACCTGCCTGATAAGATCGGCGACTTCCTCTTCAACTGA
- a CDS encoding ABC transporter permease, which produces MKLHRIQALITRHLFLYKRSLPRLMEIFYWPFLDLVVWGFITVYLMKFQGQLPGVVTFFLGALILWDVLFRAQQGITISFLEEIWSRNLMNLFASPLKPSEFLAATMALSVFKVAMVSCVMVAAAYFFYSYNVFMIGLSLIPFVLNLIVTGWIIGVLTTSLIMRFGQEAEVLAWGMVFLFQPISCVFYPIDILPKWLQAIAWANPATHVFEGMRGVLSGGSLPVAHLGWAAGLNLLYLVTIIGVFHWTFNICKEKGLLVRVGE; this is translated from the coding sequence GTGAAACTGCACCGCATCCAGGCCCTGATCACGCGACATCTGTTTCTCTATAAGCGGAGCCTGCCGCGGCTGATGGAGATTTTCTATTGGCCGTTTCTGGATCTCGTCGTCTGGGGCTTCATCACGGTCTATCTGATGAAGTTCCAGGGTCAGTTGCCCGGCGTCGTGACCTTTTTTCTCGGCGCCCTGATCCTCTGGGACGTCCTGTTCCGCGCCCAGCAGGGGATCACGATCTCGTTTCTGGAGGAAATCTGGTCCCGGAACCTGATGAACCTCTTCGCCAGTCCCTTGAAACCCAGCGAGTTTCTCGCGGCGACCATGGCCTTGAGTGTCTTCAAGGTGGCGATGGTCTCCTGCGTGATGGTGGCCGCGGCCTATTTCTTCTATTCCTATAACGTGTTCATGATCGGGCTCTCGCTGATCCCCTTCGTGTTGAACCTGATCGTCACCGGCTGGATCATCGGGGTGCTCACGACGTCGCTGATCATGCGCTTCGGCCAGGAGGCGGAAGTGCTGGCCTGGGGCATGGTGTTTCTCTTCCAGCCGATCTCCTGCGTGTTCTATCCCATCGACATCCTCCCCAAGTGGCTGCAAGCCATCGCCTGGGCCAATCCGGCGACCCATGTGTTTGAGGGCATGCGCGGGGTGCTGAGCGGGGGATCGCTCCCGGTCGCGCATCTCGGCTGGGCGGCGGGTCTGAACCTGCTCTACCTCGTGACCATCATCGGCGTCTTTCACTGGACGTTTAACATCTGCAAAGAAAAGGGGTTGCTGGTGCGGGTGGGGGAGTAG
- a CDS encoding MogA/MoaB family molybdenum cofactor biosynthesis protein, with protein sequence MMRVAVVVISSKILSGLAPDEVRTPIEQMVAELPGTLVSYEVIADEREAIRDRLLFLCGIESPDVILTLGGTGMRPTDWAPEATRDVIEKEVPGIGEAMRQESLKKVRTAMLSRGTAGLRGGTLIVNLPGSPKGAKENLAVLAPILEHTVEKIRPGRKPV encoded by the coding sequence ATAATGCGCGTGGCCGTGGTCGTCATCAGCAGCAAGATTCTGTCCGGGCTCGCACCGGACGAGGTCCGGACGCCGATCGAGCAGATGGTCGCCGAGTTGCCGGGCACCCTGGTGTCCTACGAGGTGATCGCGGACGAGCGCGAAGCCATCCGCGACCGGTTGCTCTTTCTGTGCGGGATCGAGTCGCCCGATGTGATCCTGACGCTGGGCGGGACGGGGATGCGGCCCACCGACTGGGCGCCCGAAGCCACCCGCGACGTGATCGAAAAGGAAGTGCCGGGCATCGGCGAGGCCATGCGGCAGGAGAGTCTCAAGAAAGTCCGGACCGCAATGCTGTCGCGCGGGACGGCGGGGTTGCGGGGCGGCACGTTGATCGTGAACCTGCCCGGCAGTCCGAAGGGGGCCAAGGAAAACTTGGCGGTGCTGGCTCCGATCCTGGAGCACACGGTGGAGAAAATACGGCCGGGCCGGAAACCGGTCTAG